Proteins from a genomic interval of Balaenoptera acutorostrata chromosome 21, mBalAcu1.1, whole genome shotgun sequence:
- the LOC103020560 gene encoding LOW QUALITY PROTEIN: dnaJ homolog subfamily C member 14-like (The sequence of the model RefSeq protein was modified relative to this genomic sequence to represent the inferred CDS: inserted 1 base in 1 codon; deleted 1 base in 1 codon; substituted 1 base at 1 genomic stop codon) codes for MQSLQGCEKGLNANAQKPWGHGPEAPGGGGLCGAHQSGGASLRTLGPSVDPDILSFSGLRDSAGPAPNGTRCLTEHSSPKYTQPPNPAHWSDPSHGPPRGPGPPRDGEDPDESEASSEESGVDQELPRENEPGYQEDGKPSFLSIPSACNFQGTPGIPEGPCSEGGDSSSSNFCHHCTSPALGEDAELEEEYDEGGPLKFPSGSSRVPSGKKPAPRRXQHRVPAEEGTREGGRRDPRSPGRHRLGRKRSRADKRRGLGVWGGEELRQRGRAGCRWLTELLVLVGQYVETRGHLIHARRQLKGSDLDLFLVWVGVWAGRLGGGAQVMSRFPSQGFCYGAGLFTRFRLLGALLFLALALLLGCLQLGWRFLVGLSDRLGRRGKASWLFSWLASPTWQRCLILLRDSRPWQQLVRIVQWGWLELPWVEQRTNRXGNAPVASGCYCQPEDEVARLLTMAGVPEDALSPFHVLGVEATASDVELKKAYRQLAVMVHPDKNNHPRPEEAFQVLRAAWDIVRNPERWKEYEMKRMTENELSRSVNEFLSKLQEDLKEAMNTMMCGRCQGKHRRFEMDREPRSASYCAECNRLHPAEEGDFWAESSMLGLKITYFALMERKVYDITEWAGCQRVGISPDTRRAPYHISFGSRRPGTSGRQRATTDAPPADLQDFLSQVFQVPPGQMSKGNFFAAPQLGPGTTAASKPNSTVRKAETKPKRWKKVRTPFQR; via the exons ATGCAGTCCTTACAGGGGTGTGAAAAAGGATTAAATGCCAATGCTCA GAAGCCCTGGGGTCATGGCCCGGAAGCACCCGGAGGAGGAGGGCTGTGTGGAGCCCACCAGAGTGGTGGTGCCTCCCTCAGGACTTTAGGACCCTCCGTGGACCCTGACATACTTTCATTCTCAGGACTCAGGGACTCAGCTGGGCCTGCTCCTAATGGTACCCGCTGCCTCACAGAGCACTCTAGTCCTAAGTACACACAGcccccaaatccagcccactggtCAGATCCAAGCCACGGCCCTCCAAGGGGCCCAGGACCCCCTAGGGACGGAGAGGACCCTGATGAGAGTGAGGCATCTTCAGAAGAGTCAGGAGTGGACCAGGAACTCCCCAGAGAGAATGAGCCTGGCTACCAGGAGGATGGGaagccttcttttctttccattccatCTGCTTGTAACTTCCAGGGAACCCCTGGAATCCCTGAAGGGCCTTGTTCTGAGGGAGGAGACAGCTCTTCTAGCAACTTTTGCCACCATTGTACCTCTCCAGCTTTGGGGGAAGATGCAGAGTTGGAAGAGGAATATGATGAGGGGGGACCTCTTAAGTTTCCCAGTGGTTCTTCACGTGTGCCCAGTGGAAAGAAACCTGCACCCCGGAGATGACAGCACCGCGTTCCAGCCGAGGAGGGAACTCGGGAGGGTGGACGCAGAGATCCCAGATCCCCTGGTCGACATCGGCTGGGTCGGAAACGGAGTCGGGCAGATAAGCGCAGAGGACTGGGAGTGTGGGGGGGAGAGGAACTGCGTCAGCGTGGACGGGCAGGCTGCCGGTGGCTGACGGAACTGCTGGTATTAGTGGGGCAGTACGTGGAAACTCGTGGCCATCTCATCCATGCACGCAGGCAGCTGAAAGGCAGCGATCTGGACCTTTTTTTG GTCTGGGTGGGAGTCTGGGCCGGGCGGCTGGGGGGCGGGGCCCAGGTGATGTCCCGATTTCCGAGCCAAGGGTTTTGCTATGGGGCAGGGCTCTTCACCCGTTTCAGGCTACTGGGTGCTTTGCTTTTCCTGGCTCTGGCCCTTTTATTGGGCTGTCTACAGTTGGGCTGGCGGTTTCTGGTGGGACTGAGTGACCGGTTAGGCCGGAGGGGTAAAGCCTCCTGGCTCTTCTCTTGGCTGGCTTCTCCCACCTGGCAGCGGTGCCTGATTCTGCTGAGAGACAGCAGGCCGTGGCAGCAGCTGGTAAGAATAGTTCAGTGGGGTTGGCTGGAGTTGCCTTGGGTCGAGCAGAGGACCAATA CGGGGAATGCACCTGTAGCTAGTGGTTGCTACTGCCAGCCTGAGGATGAAGTGGCTCGCCTGTTGACCATGGCTGGGGTTCCTGAGGATGCGCTAAGCCCTTTTCATGTGTTGGGGGTTGAAGCCACAGCATCGGATGTTGAACTGAAGAAGGCCTATAGGCAGCTGGCAGTGATGGTTCATCCTGACAAAAATAATCATCCCCGGCCTGAGGAGGCCTTCCAGGTTCTGCGGGCAGCTTGGGACATTGTTAGAAACCCTGAAAGGTGGAAGGAATATGAGATGAAGCGAATGACAGAGAATGAGCTGAGCCGGTCAGTGAATGAGTTTCTGTCCAAGCTGCAGGAGGACCTCAAAGAAGCAATGAATACTATGATGTGTGGCCGATGCCAGGGAAAGCACAGGAGGTTTGAAATGGACCGGGAACCTAGGAGTGCCAGCTACTGTGCTGAGTGTAACAGGCTGCATCCTGCTGAGGAAGGAGACTTTTGGGCCGAGTCAAGCATGTTGGGCCTCAAGATCACCTACTTTGCGCTGATGGAGAGAAAGGTGTATGACATCACAGAGTGGGCTGGATGCCAGCGTGTGGGAATCTCCCCAGATACCCGCAGAGCCCCCTATCACATCTCATTTGGTTCACGGAGGCCAGGCACCAGTGGGCGGCAGAGAGCTACCACAGATGCCCCTCCTGCTGACCTTCAGGATTTCTTGAGCCAGGTCTTTCAAGTACCCCCAGGCCAGATGTCCAAAGGGAACTTCTTTGCAGCTCCTCAGCTGGGCCCTGGAACCACTGCAGCCTCCAAGCCCAACAGCACAGTACGCAAGGCAGAAACCAAACCGAAGCGGTGGAAGAAAGTGAGGACGCCCTTCCAACGTTGA